The Eubacteriales bacterium genome window below encodes:
- a CDS encoding DUF1540 domain-containing protein, translating into MPLPTLHCSATNCIHNYYERCTATHIRVSGGDTVNEYKTNCETYRKGKRTNPEDTHSDTWLDPARLEPHVEMADLNTDRAAPQILCDAQNCNYNNNFICRARTVMIRLPRNKRCNCMTFMTGNDTQE; encoded by the coding sequence ATGCCATTACCTACGTTGCACTGTAGTGCTACTAATTGTATACATAACTATTATGAACGTTGTACAGCAACGCATATAAGGGTTTCCGGAGGCGATACAGTTAACGAATATAAGACTAATTGCGAAACATATAGAAAAGGAAAACGCACTAACCCTGAAGATACACATTCAGATACGTGGCTTGATCCGGCTAGGCTGGAACCTCATGTTGAGATGGCTGATTTAAATACGGACAGAGCTGCGCCGCAAATCTTATGTGATGCTCAAAACTGTAATTACAACAATAATTTTATATGCAGAGCAAGGACGGTTATGATACGTTTGCCTAGGAACAAACGCTGTAATTGTATGACGTTTATGACAGGAAATGATACACAAGAATAG
- a CDS encoding QueT transporter family protein, which produces MRTSKIRYICEAGIIAALYFAITVLLAPISYGAIQVRISEALCVLPFFTPSAVPGLFIGCAIANVFGGNGLVDVIVGSLSTLLAAWLTYKIKNKYLAPLPAVVVNAITISVMLHYLINVPVLETMGYIALGQTISCYIIGLPLLLLLKKYEKHIFLLN; this is translated from the coding sequence ATGAGGACTTCAAAAATCAGGTACATCTGTGAGGCTGGTATAATCGCAGCACTTTATTTTGCAATAACAGTTTTATTAGCACCCATAAGCTATGGTGCTATACAAGTTCGTATATCAGAAGCACTCTGTGTGCTTCCGTTCTTTACTCCAAGCGCAGTACCCGGCTTGTTCATCGGGTGCGCTATAGCAAATGTATTCGGGGGTAACGGTTTAGTTGATGTAATAGTCGGTTCTTTATCGACTTTACTTGCGGCTTGGCTTACATATAAGATAAAGAACAAATATTTGGCACCTCTGCCGGCAGTAGTAGTAAATGCCATAACGATATCAGTAATGCTTCACTATCTTATAAATGTCCCCGTTTTAGAAACTATGGGTTATATCGCATTGGGGCAAACTATTTCCTGCTATATAATCGGTTTGCCTCTACTGCTTTTACTAAAAAAATATGAAAAGCATATATTCTTGCTTAATTAA
- a CDS encoding TIGR00730 family Rossman fold protein has translation MKKVCIFASALDTENEVYNKNAFELGAKLAENGMVMVFGAGGTGLMGQCAKGIKSAGGKLIGVIPEFLIAPGVCYNDIDKTIVTKTIDERKQIMEDMSDAFIALPGGFGTFEELLEVITLKLLCRHGKPIVILNSGGYYNKLKEAFTYIFEEKFADISFKDTFYFAPDAASVISYILDYKEKSLFKMRSKCLNNNLVQ, from the coding sequence ATGAAAAAAGTTTGTATTTTTGCCAGTGCTCTTGACACTGAAAATGAAGTTTATAACAAAAACGCTTTTGAACTCGGCGCAAAGCTTGCTGAAAACGGCATGGTTATGGTATTTGGTGCAGGAGGTACTGGCCTTATGGGGCAGTGTGCAAAAGGAATTAAAAGCGCAGGCGGCAAATTGATTGGCGTAATACCAGAATTTTTAATTGCACCCGGCGTTTGTTATAATGATATAGATAAAACAATCGTCACAAAAACAATTGATGAAAGAAAACAGATAATGGAGGATATGTCTGATGCGTTTATAGCACTTCCGGGAGGTTTCGGCACATTTGAAGAACTTTTGGAAGTCATAACTTTAAAACTTTTGTGCAGACATGGAAAACCAATAGTTATTTTAAACTCCGGCGGCTACTATAACAAATTAAAAGAGGCATTTACGTATATATTTGAAGAAAAGTTTGCCGATATTTCTTTTAAAGATACATTCTACTTTGCGCCAGATGCCGCCTCAGTTATATCATATATACTAGATTATAAAGAAAAATCATTATTTAAAATGCGTAGTAAATGTTTAAATAACAATTTAGTTCAATAA
- a CDS encoding DUF1540 domain-containing protein, whose amino-acid sequence MSDRKNPITCSVDTCKYNVKGSVCNLDTIQVSSCADAPNVDSAEQSMCASFEKGK is encoded by the coding sequence ATGAGTGACAGAAAAAATCCTATTACGTGCTCGGTTGATACGTGTAAATATAATGTGAAAGGTTCTGTCTGCAATCTAGACACGATACAGGTTTCTTCCTGTGCGGATGCACCAAATGTTGATTCGGCAGAACAAAGCATGTGCGCAAGTTTTGAAAAGGGAAAATAA
- a CDS encoding ACT domain-containing protein — protein MRAIVTVLGTDKAGIIANVSDTLFKSNVNILDISQTILEEYFAMIMLVDLTELNISFESLKEQLKTLGEKIGVQIRIQREEIFNAMHRI, from the coding sequence ATGAGAGCCATCGTTACTGTTTTAGGTACTGATAAAGCCGGAATTATAGCTAATGTTTCAGATACGCTTTTTAAATCTAACGTAAATATACTAGATATAAGCCAAACTATTCTAGAAGAATATTTTGCAATGATTATGTTAGTCGACTTAACTGAACTTAATATATCTTTTGAATCGCTTAAAGAACAACTTAAAACTCTAGGCGAAAAAATCGGTGTTCAAATCAGGATTCAGCGTGAAGAGATCTTTAACGCAATGCATAGAATATAG
- a CDS encoding PFL family protein produces the protein MNKHEIIETINMIESEHLDVRTITMGISLIDCITSDAKTTCDNIKNKICTLAKDLVKTGEDIESEFGIPIIHKRLAVTPISLIASATDASNYTMFAQALNEAAKETGVYFIGGFSALVENGLTKGDEKLISSIPEALSSTDLVCSSINIGTTRSGINMDAVKIMGNIILETAKKDLTGCAKLVVFCNAVNDNPFMAGAFHGVGEGESVINVGVSGPGVVKAALEKVKGESFDVVADTIKKTAFKITRIGQLVAQTAASRLNTRFGIVDLSLAPTPARGDSVAYILEEMGLSSCGSHGTTAALAILNDAVKKGGVMASSHVGGLSGAFIPVSEDAGMIEAAEKGTITLEKLEAMTCVCSVGLDMIALPGDIPAEVISAIIADEAAIGMINNKTTAVRVIPAIGKKVGDFVEFGGLLGRAPVMPYNLSSPAEFIKRGGHIPPPIHSLKN, from the coding sequence ATTAATAAACATGAAATCATTGAAACCATAAACATGATAGAATCCGAGCATTTAGACGTTCGGACTATTACTATGGGTATTTCGCTTATAGATTGTATCACTTCGGATGCGAAAACAACGTGCGATAATATAAAAAATAAAATTTGCACCCTGGCAAAAGACCTTGTAAAAACAGGAGAAGACATAGAAAGCGAATTCGGCATACCAATCATACATAAAAGGCTGGCAGTAACCCCAATTTCCTTAATTGCAAGCGCAACTGATGCAAGCAATTACACTATGTTCGCGCAGGCATTAAACGAAGCAGCCAAAGAAACCGGTGTATATTTCATCGGCGGGTTTAGCGCCTTAGTAGAGAACGGCTTGACAAAAGGCGATGAAAAACTTATATCCTCTATTCCAGAAGCGCTTTCTTCAACGGATTTAGTTTGTTCATCAATTAACATCGGGACAACGCGCTCCGGTATCAATATGGATGCAGTTAAGATTATGGGAAACATAATACTTGAAACTGCAAAGAAGGACTTAACCGGTTGTGCCAAACTGGTCGTATTTTGCAATGCAGTCAACGACAACCCGTTTATGGCGGGCGCTTTTCATGGCGTAGGCGAAGGTGAAAGCGTCATAAATGTCGGCGTATCCGGCCCCGGTGTTGTTAAAGCAGCTCTTGAAAAAGTAAAAGGCGAAAGTTTTGACGTCGTTGCAGATACCATTAAAAAAACAGCATTTAAAATAACGCGCATAGGCCAGCTAGTAGCACAGACTGCTGCAAGCAGGCTAAACACGCGTTTTGGCATAGTAGATTTATCCCTGGCACCAACCCCGGCAAGAGGAGACAGTGTTGCTTACATACTTGAGGAGATGGGGCTTTCATCCTGCGGTTCGCATGGAACAACGGCAGCTCTTGCCATATTAAACGATGCCGTTAAAAAAGGCGGTGTAATGGCTTCTTCTCACGTAGGCGGTTTATCGGGTGCTTTTATACCCGTAAGTGAAGATGCAGGAATGATAGAAGCGGCAGAAAAAGGCACTATAACATTAGAAAAACTCGAGGCCATGACATGCGTTTGCTCCGTCGGCCTTGATATGATAGCATTGCCCGGCGATATACCAGCAGAAGTTATCTCTGCAATAATAGCAGATGAAGCTGCTATAGGAATGATAAATAATAAGACTACTGCAGTAAGGGTAATCCCTGCTATAGGCAAAAAAGTTGGCGATTTTGTAGAGTTTGGTGGGCTTCTCGGCCGTGCGCCCGTTATGCCGTATAATTTAAGCTCGCCTGCTGAATTTATAAAAAGAGGCGGCCATATACCGCCGCCGATACATAGCCTTAAAAACTAA
- a CDS encoding ferritin family protein yields the protein MNILEYAINMEIDAEKYYTKQAEINRNNSLYVVCSMLAKDENNHARILKNRLGNLPYELTDSDMQLNIKNVFKDIDNFKSEIKKIPSQLDFYRMVLEKEKESIDLYTDFLSKAIDEPEKTLFSYLIKQETKHYEIIYELVLMLRHTEDWVESAEFGIRGEY from the coding sequence ATGAACATTTTGGAATATGCAATTAATATGGAAATTGATGCGGAAAAATATTATACGAAACAAGCAGAAATAAATAGGAATAATAGTTTATATGTAGTTTGTTCTATGCTGGCAAAGGATGAGAATAATCACGCCCGGATACTAAAAAACAGGCTTGGTAACCTTCCATATGAATTAACTGATTCAGACATGCAATTAAACATTAAAAATGTATTTAAGGATATCGATAACTTCAAAAGTGAAATAAAAAAAATACCCAGTCAGTTGGATTTTTACAGAATGGTCTTGGAAAAAGAAAAAGAAAGCATTGATCTATATACAGACTTTTTATCTAAAGCAATTGATGAACCTGAAAAAACATTGTTTTCATATCTAATCAAACAAGAAACGAAGCATTATGAAATTATTTATGAGTTAGTCTTAATGTTACGTCACACTGAAGATTGGGTTGAAAGCGCGGAATTTGGTATTAGAGGGGAATATTAA
- a CDS encoding DNA-deoxyinosine glycosylase has translation MKNYEKINCNPPIIDSTSKILILGSMPSVKSIEKREYYANPLNRFWKVIFSLFDEELTLDYDKKIDFLHKNHIALFDVINSCLRNGSLDLNIREYELNDILGLLKSYPAISLIVLNGSTAAKLFEKNFKDKVSIPYIKLPSTSPIPRKDIRNFKDLYNRWIVLKNYIKKQAN, from the coding sequence ATGAAAAACTATGAAAAAATTAATTGCAATCCGCCTATTATAGACAGTACTTCAAAAATTTTGATATTAGGGAGTATGCCCAGTGTAAAATCTATAGAGAAAAGAGAATACTATGCAAACCCTCTAAACAGGTTTTGGAAAGTGATCTTTTCCCTATTCGATGAAGAGTTAACTTTAGACTATGATAAAAAAATAGATTTTTTACACAAGAACCATATCGCTTTATTCGACGTTATAAATTCTTGTTTAAGGAACGGAAGCCTTGACCTAAATATACGTGAATATGAACTAAATGATATTTTGGGGCTTTTAAAAAGCTATCCCGCTATTTCCTTAATAGTTTTAAACGGCTCCACCGCTGCCAAACTATTTGAAAAAAATTTTAAAGATAAGGTAAGTATCCCCTATATAAAACTTCCTTCAACAAGCCCGATACCAAGAAAGGATATAAGAAATTTTAAAGATCTATATAATAGATGGATAGTTTTAAAAAACTATATAAAAAAACAGGCTAATTAG
- the pepF gene encoding oligoendopeptidase F, whose protein sequence is MQEQVMRKDVDKKYKWSLEDIYPSVDKFKSDLELLKNSIPSVGKLKDTMLNSANDLLAALSKIDELSLLAERLYTYSKMKRDEDNTDPKFQALTDQAYSTYVKLSGAASFINPTLLSADEKLLLSYLEENSELKEKHDFYILDLIRRKKHVLSDKEELLLSKSADFSSGARDIFTMLNNADLSFGSITDDKGEEIELTHGRFITLMHSSNRFIRKNTFETYYKTFEKFKNTLATTYATSVKKDVFYAQAKNFNSAIERSLFSDNVPVSLYDRLISIIHKNLPAMYKYISLRKEILSVPALHMYDVYAPLVKTPETKFSYEQSCKMVVEGLSILGDEYLSTLNGAFKEGWIDVVETKGKTSGAYSWGVYGVHPFVLLNHRDDLDSVFTIAHEMGHAMHSFYSNKTQAYPKSGYTIFVAEVASTVNEILLTLHLLKTVKDLNFKKYILNHYLDQFRTTVFRQVMFAEFEKISHKMSELGTPLTADSLSSAYGELNAKYYGSEVTNDEQIKLEWSRIPHFYNAFYVYKYATGFSSAVSIVENLLTRGEKARNQYIDFLKSGGSDYPLNQLKKAGIDLSSGAPIEICMNVFSKTIDEFKNILNINS, encoded by the coding sequence ATGCAAGAACAAGTTATGCGAAAAGATGTAGATAAAAAATATAAATGGTCACTTGAAGACATCTATCCTTCTGTCGATAAATTTAAAAGCGATTTAGAGCTTTTAAAAAATTCTATACCTTCTGTTGGCAAACTCAAAGATACGATGCTAAATAGCGCAAATGACCTGCTAGCAGCATTAAGCAAAATAGATGAACTATCGCTTTTAGCCGAGCGATTATATACCTATTCCAAAATGAAAAGGGACGAAGATAATACAGATCCTAAATTCCAGGCTCTTACAGATCAGGCATACTCTACATATGTCAAACTATCCGGAGCTGCTTCTTTTATCAATCCAACTCTTTTGTCTGCCGATGAAAAGCTTCTTTTATCTTATTTGGAAGAGAATAGCGAACTCAAAGAAAAACACGATTTTTATATCCTGGATTTGATAAGGCGAAAAAAGCATGTACTTTCAGATAAAGAAGAACTCCTGCTTTCAAAAAGCGCAGATTTTTCTTCCGGAGCAAGAGATATTTTTACAATGCTCAATAACGCCGATTTAAGCTTTGGCAGCATCACAGATGACAAGGGCGAAGAAATTGAATTAACTCACGGGCGTTTTATAACCTTAATGCATTCTTCTAATAGGTTTATACGCAAAAATACCTTTGAAACGTATTATAAGACATTTGAAAAATTTAAAAATACACTCGCAACCACATACGCGACAAGCGTTAAAAAAGATGTGTTTTATGCGCAGGCAAAAAACTTTAATTCTGCAATAGAACGCTCTTTGTTTTCAGATAACGTTCCCGTATCACTATACGACCGGTTGATTTCGATAATACATAAAAACTTGCCGGCAATGTATAAGTATATCTCTTTAAGAAAGGAAATTTTAAGCGTTCCAGCCCTTCATATGTACGACGTATATGCCCCGCTTGTTAAAACCCCTGAAACAAAATTCAGCTATGAGCAGTCCTGTAAAATGGTTGTTGAAGGGTTATCTATTTTAGGAGATGAATACTTGTCTACATTAAACGGTGCGTTTAAAGAGGGCTGGATAGATGTAGTTGAAACAAAAGGCAAAACTTCCGGCGCATATTCGTGGGGTGTTTACGGAGTACATCCGTTCGTTCTTCTAAACCATAGAGACGACCTAGACAGCGTATTTACAATAGCACATGAAATGGGGCACGCGATGCACTCTTTTTACTCCAATAAAACACAAGCGTATCCAAAGAGCGGCTATACAATTTTTGTGGCCGAGGTAGCGTCTACGGTAAACGAAATATTGTTGACGCTTCATCTTTTAAAGACAGTTAAAGACTTAAACTTTAAAAAATACATTTTAAACCATTACTTAGATCAGTTCAGGACTACGGTATTCAGGCAAGTTATGTTTGCAGAATTTGAAAAGATATCTCATAAAATGAGCGAACTGGGCACCCCGCTTACAGCAGATTCCCTAAGCAGCGCATATGGCGAATTAAATGCCAAATACTATGGCAGCGAAGTAACAAACGACGAACAGATAAAGCTAGAGTGGTCCCGTATTCCGCATTTTTATAATGCATTTTATGTGTATAAATATGCAACAGGTTTTTCAAGTGCCGTATCAATAGTAGAAAATCTTCTTACAAGAGGTGAAAAGGCAAGAAACCAGTATATAGATTTTTTAAAGAGCGGTGGATCAGATTATCCTTTGAACCAGCTTAAAAAAGCGGGAATAGATCTATCTTCCGGTGCTCCAATAGAGATATGTATGAATGTTTTCAGTAAAACTATAGATGAGTTTAAAAATATACTAAATATAAATTCTTAA